The Catenulispora sp. EB89 genome includes a region encoding these proteins:
- a CDS encoding 3-isopropylmalate dehydrogenase: MTAPSSIRLAVIPGDGIGVEVTAEALKVLQAALPQDVKVEGTEYDLGARRYHATGETLPDEVLDELKGYDAILLGAIGDPSVPSGVLERGLLLKLRFAFDHHVNLRPSRLFPGVPGPLKEPGAVDFVVVREGTEGPYTGNGGTIRKGTVHEVATEVSLNTAYGVERVVRDAFARAQARPRKKLTLVHKTNVLVFAGSLWSRIFTEVAAEFPEVATDYLHVDAATIFLATQPERFDVIVTDNLFGDIITDLAAAVTGGIGLAASGNLDVTGTFPSMFEPVHGSAPDIAGQGKADPTAAVLSAALLLDHLGRTKASPALSESARRIEAAVEADLTERATQTTPRTTSEIGDALAARAAGL, encoded by the coding sequence ATGACAGCACCCTCTTCCATCCGGCTGGCCGTGATCCCCGGCGACGGCATCGGCGTCGAGGTCACCGCCGAGGCCCTGAAGGTCCTGCAGGCCGCGCTGCCGCAGGACGTGAAGGTGGAGGGCACCGAGTACGACCTCGGGGCCCGCCGCTACCACGCCACCGGCGAGACGCTTCCGGACGAGGTGCTCGACGAGCTCAAGGGCTACGACGCGATCCTGCTCGGCGCGATCGGCGACCCGAGCGTGCCCTCCGGCGTGCTGGAGCGCGGGCTGCTGCTCAAGCTGCGCTTCGCGTTCGACCACCACGTCAACCTGCGGCCCTCGCGGCTGTTCCCGGGCGTACCGGGTCCGCTGAAGGAGCCCGGCGCGGTCGACTTCGTGGTGGTCCGCGAGGGCACCGAGGGTCCGTACACCGGCAACGGCGGGACCATCCGCAAGGGCACGGTGCACGAGGTGGCCACCGAGGTCAGCCTGAACACCGCCTACGGCGTCGAGCGCGTGGTGCGCGACGCCTTCGCCCGGGCCCAGGCCCGGCCGCGCAAGAAGCTGACGCTGGTCCACAAGACCAACGTGCTGGTCTTCGCCGGCTCTCTGTGGAGCCGGATCTTCACCGAGGTCGCCGCGGAGTTCCCCGAGGTGGCCACCGACTACCTGCACGTCGACGCCGCGACCATCTTCCTGGCCACCCAGCCGGAGCGGTTCGACGTGATCGTCACCGACAACCTGTTCGGCGACATCATCACCGACCTCGCCGCCGCCGTCACCGGCGGCATCGGGCTGGCGGCCTCCGGGAACCTGGACGTCACCGGCACGTTCCCGTCGATGTTCGAGCCCGTACACGGCTCGGCGCCGGACATCGCGGGGCAGGGCAAGGCGGATCCGACCGCCGCGGTGCTCTCCGCCGCCCTGCTCCTGGACCACCTCGGACGGACCAAGGCCAGCCCGGCCCTGTCCGAGTCCGCGCGCCGGATCGAGGCGGCCGTCGAGGCCGACCTCACCGAGCGCGCCACGCAGACCACGCCGCGGACGACCTCCGAGATCGGCGACGCGCTGGCGGCCAGGGCCGCCGGTTTGTAA
- a CDS encoding branched-chain amino acid aminotransferase, whose translation MSLTIELKPSSTPKPVEEREALKAVGGFGQIFSDHMVTIRYTEGKGWHDAVLAAYGPVSLDPAASVLHYGQEIFEGLKAFRTDDGQIVSFRPDANAARFNRSAARMAMPELPEDLFLAAIDALVSTDREWVPEGEGRSLYLRPFMFATQVGLGVNSPSKEYLFMLIAGPAGSYFAGGVKPVTVWLSEDYVRAVKGGTGEAKCGGNYAASFLAQAQAVEQGCDQVVWLDGFEHKYVEEMGSNNLYFVYGQGADARLMTPALTGSLLPGITRDSLLKVAADLGIPAEEGTISVEQWRDGVASGEITEVFGCGTAAVVTPLGKVKGKDGEFTIGNGEPGPVTLKIREALLDIQTGKAPDLHHWLRKIA comes from the coding sequence ATGTCACTGACCATCGAACTTAAGCCGAGCAGCACCCCCAAGCCCGTTGAAGAGCGCGAGGCGCTGAAGGCGGTCGGCGGGTTCGGCCAGATCTTCTCCGACCACATGGTCACGATCCGCTACACCGAGGGCAAGGGCTGGCACGACGCCGTCCTGGCGGCCTACGGCCCGGTGAGCCTGGACCCGGCGGCCTCGGTCCTGCACTACGGCCAGGAGATCTTCGAGGGTCTGAAGGCGTTCCGGACCGACGACGGCCAGATCGTCTCCTTCCGCCCCGACGCCAACGCCGCGCGCTTCAACCGCAGCGCGGCCCGGATGGCGATGCCGGAGCTGCCCGAGGACCTGTTCCTGGCCGCCATCGACGCGCTGGTCAGCACCGACCGCGAGTGGGTGCCCGAGGGCGAGGGCCGCAGCCTGTACCTGCGCCCCTTCATGTTCGCCACGCAGGTCGGCCTCGGCGTGAACTCGCCGAGCAAGGAGTACCTGTTCATGCTGATCGCCGGTCCCGCCGGCTCCTACTTCGCCGGCGGCGTCAAGCCGGTGACGGTGTGGCTGTCCGAGGACTACGTGCGCGCGGTCAAGGGCGGTACCGGCGAGGCCAAGTGCGGCGGCAACTACGCGGCCAGCTTCCTGGCCCAGGCCCAGGCCGTGGAGCAGGGCTGCGACCAGGTGGTGTGGCTCGACGGCTTCGAGCACAAGTACGTCGAGGAGATGGGCAGCAACAACCTCTACTTCGTCTACGGCCAGGGCGCCGACGCGCGGCTGATGACGCCGGCGCTGACCGGTTCGCTGCTGCCCGGCATCACCCGCGACTCGCTCCTCAAGGTGGCCGCCGACCTCGGCATCCCGGCCGAGGAGGGGACCATCTCGGTCGAGCAGTGGCGCGACGGCGTGGCCTCCGGGGAGATCACCGAGGTGTTCGGCTGCGGCACCGCGGCCGTGGTGACGCCGCTGGGCAAGGTCAAGGGCAAGGACGGCGAGTTCACCATCGGGAACGGCGAGCCGGGCCCGGTGACGCTGAAGATCCGCGAGGCGCTGCTCGACATCCAGACCGGCAAGGCTCCGGACCTGCACCACTGGCTGCGCAAGATCGCCTAG